The following proteins are co-located in the Vigna angularis cultivar LongXiaoDou No.4 chromosome 2, ASM1680809v1, whole genome shotgun sequence genome:
- the LOC108329264 gene encoding zinc finger CCCH domain-containing protein ZFN-like, giving the protein MEFDAAIPVSREHLPQDAMWQINLRSSETMESGPYPEHPGEPDCSYYIRTGLCRFGATCRFNHPPNRKLAIAAARMKGEFPERIGQPECQYYLKTGTCKFGATCRFHHPRDKAGIAGRVALNILGYPLRPNEPDCAYYLRTGQCKFGNTCKFHHPQPNNMVLSMRSSPVYPSVQSPTTPGQQSYATGITNWPSSSYIPSPRWQSPSSYAPLILPQGMVSVPGWSAYSGQMGSDSSQQTMGNGQSYGTNRQSEPTNAGSQGAYSQFRSGSVPVGFYALQRENIFPERPDQPECQFYMKTGDCKFGAVCRFHHPRERMIPAPDCVLSPIGLPLRPGEPLCVFYSRYGICKFGPSCKFDHPMGVFTYNISASPSADAPGRRMLGSSSGTSALNLSSEGLVESGSANPRRLSLSETRQIPSGDDNIDEEG; this is encoded by the exons ATGGAATTCGATGCCGCGATTCCCGTGTCCCGAGAGCACCTTCCTCAAG ATGCAATGTGGCAAATTAACTTAAGGTCAAGTGAAACAATGGAATCTGGACCTTATCCCGAGCATCCAGGAGAACCAGATTGTTCATATTACATCAGGACCGGCCTTTGTAGATTTGGAGCAACATGTCGATTTAATCATCCTCCTAACAGAAAGCTG GCTATTGCTGCTGCACGGATGAAAGGTGAATTCCCAGAAAGGATAGGACAGCCAGAATGCCAG TACTATTTAAAGACAGGAACTTGCAAATTTGGAGCCACATGCAGGTTTCATCATCCTAGAGACAAGGCTGGGATTGCTGGAAGAGTTGCCTTGAACATTTTAGGCTATCCACTCCGCCCA AATGAGCCTGACTGTGCTTATTATTTAAGAACTGGACAATGTAAATTTGGGAACACTTGCAAATTTCACCATCCCCAACCAAACAATATGGTGCTTTCCATGAGAAGTTCTCCTGTTTATCCTAGTGTCCAATCTCCAACTACACCAGGTCAGCAGTCTTACGCTACAGGAATTACAAATTGGCCCAGTTCATCGTATATTCCTAGCCCTCGTTGGCAAAGTCCTTCAAGTTATGCTCCTTTAATTCTACCTCAGGGAATGGTTTCAGTTCCTGGCTGGAGTGCATACAGT GGTCAAATGGGATCAGATAGTTCACAACAAACAATGGGAAATGGCCAAAGCTATGGAACCAATCGGCAAAGTGAACCAACCAATGCAGGATCCCAGGGAGCATATTCTCAATTTCGTTCTGGCTCTGTTCCTGTAGGTTTCTATGCGTTGCAGAGGGAGAACATATTTCCTGAGAGACCTGATCAACCAGAATGTCAATTCTACATGAAGACTGGAGATTGCAAGTTTGGTGCAGTCTGTCGTTTCCATCATCCACGTGAAAGGATGATTCCTGCTCCTGACTGTGTTTTGAGTCCTATAGGCCTTCCTTTACGTCCT GGAGAGCCTCTTTGTGTCTTCTATTCACGGTATGGCATATGCAAATTTGGTCCAAGTTGCAAGTTTGATCACCCAATGGGAGTCTTTACCTATAACATATCTGCATCACCTTCAGCTGATGCCCCAGGGCGGCGAATGTTAGGTTCTTCATCAGGAACTTCTGCATTAAATTTATCATCAGAAGGACTTGTTGAGTCAGGCTCAGCAAATCCAAGGAGGCTTTCATTATCAGAGACTAGACAGATTCCTTCTGGTGATGATAACATTGATGAAGAGGGATAA
- the LOC108327827 gene encoding uncharacterized protein LOC108327827 encodes MMPVHGLIISLIFVSILANEASLVQEANGSFPMVPLMEAGKMEMMMMMNESRRKLGSFQICALCTCCGGAKGVCLPSPCCYAINCNIPHRPFGFCSFTPKTCNCFGCHL; translated from the exons ATGATGCCTGTTCATGGCCTCATCATCTCCCTCATTTTTGTGTCCATTTTAGCCAATGAGGCAAGCTTGGTCCAA GAGGCAAATGGGTCATTTCCAATGGTGCCCTTGATGGAGGCTGGGAAgatggagatgatgatgatgatgaatgaGAGCAGAAGAAAACTAGGAAGCTTCCAGATATGTGCCTTGTGCACCTGCTGTGGTGGAGCAAAAGGGGTTTGCTTGCCCTCTCCTTGTTGCTATGCCATCAATTGCAACATTCCTCATAGACCTTTTGGCTTCTGCTCATTCACACCCAAGACCTGTAATTGCTTTGGATGCCATCTTTAG